From Synechococcus sp. A10-1-5-1, a single genomic window includes:
- the dapA gene encoding 4-hydroxy-tetrahydrodipicolinate synthase: protein MSPSLTPGAHSPAPFGRVITAMITPFAADGSVDLPMAAKLASHLVDHGSDGLVICGTTGESPTLSWDEQHQLFSAVKESVGDRAKVLAGTGSNCTAEAVEAIGEAAALGADGALVVVPYYNKPPQEGLEAHFRAVAQAAPQTPLMLYNIPGRTGCSLNPETAARLMDLPNVVSFKAASGTTEEVSALRAVCGERLAIYSGDDALTLPMMAVGAVGVVSVASHVAGDQIQRMVQAFLAGEFSAALAEHEQLLPLCKALFCTTNPIPVKAALELSGWSVGAPRLPLVSASSDVRDRLTSVLAALRPT, encoded by the coding sequence ATGAGCCCTTCCTTGACCCCAGGCGCGCACTCCCCGGCCCCCTTTGGTCGTGTGATCACCGCGATGATCACCCCCTTTGCGGCCGATGGTTCTGTGGATCTGCCGATGGCGGCCAAGTTGGCTAGCCATCTGGTGGATCACGGTTCCGATGGCCTGGTGATTTGCGGCACCACCGGCGAATCGCCCACCCTCAGCTGGGATGAGCAACACCAACTGTTTTCAGCCGTCAAAGAGTCCGTTGGTGACCGCGCCAAGGTGTTGGCCGGCACCGGCAGCAACTGCACCGCCGAGGCCGTAGAGGCCATTGGTGAAGCGGCCGCCCTGGGGGCCGATGGCGCCTTGGTTGTGGTGCCCTACTACAACAAGCCTCCCCAGGAGGGCCTGGAGGCCCATTTCCGGGCCGTGGCCCAGGCGGCTCCCCAGACGCCGCTGATGCTCTACAACATCCCTGGCCGGACCGGTTGCAGCCTGAATCCAGAGACCGCTGCTCGGTTGATGGATCTCCCCAACGTGGTCAGCTTTAAGGCGGCGAGCGGCACGACCGAGGAGGTCAGTGCTCTGCGCGCGGTGTGCGGCGAGCGTCTGGCGATCTACAGCGGCGATGACGCTTTGACGCTGCCGATGATGGCCGTCGGTGCGGTCGGCGTGGTCAGCGTGGCCAGCCATGTTGCAGGCGATCAGATCCAGCGCATGGTTCAGGCTTTCCTGGCCGGTGAATTCAGCGCAGCGTTGGCCGAGCACGAGCAACTGCTGCCCCTGTGCAAGGCCCTGTTCTGCACCACCAATCCCATTCCCGTGAAGGCTGCTTTGGAACTGAGCGGCTGGTCCGTTGGTGCCCCACGGCTTCCGTTGGTTTCTGCTTCAAGCGATGTGCGCGATCGACTCACCTCCGTCCTGGCAGCCCTGCGTCCCACTTGA
- the tig gene encoding trigger factor, translating into MSPAASTASKATAKQADLKLSTSARPGSRMAIEIAVPGERTQGSHNAAVEKLSRSVKLPGFRKGKVPRAVLMQQIGPLQIRATALESLVDSVFKDALKQADIPAIGQPALDGGFESLLERFEPGQELTLTLEMDVEPTPTLKSTKGLKAEAESVSFDPARVDELIEQSRRQMATLVPVEGRAAASGDVAVLSFKGTYSDNGEAIEGGSGDAMEVELEDGRMIPGFVEGVIGMKAGDSKTIDCQFPEDYAQEDAAGRKASFEITLSELKGRELPALDDAFAQQASDKQTLAELRSDLETRLKEDAERRHQSNRHDALLAALVEQLEVELPETLVQEEIVTLLEQTAGQLAQQGMDVKKLFTPQLIQSLRETSRPEAEERLKRSLALKALASAEKLELETSEIDAKVKELSRGFSDSSRIDPDRLRQAVQEDLMREKLLGWLESNSTITEKAAEAGEDQPKAKGTAKKKAKADDAKAATTEA; encoded by the coding sequence ATGAGCCCTGCCGCTAGCACCGCCAGCAAAGCCACTGCCAAACAGGCAGACCTGAAGCTGAGCACCAGCGCCCGTCCCGGCAGCCGAATGGCGATCGAGATTGCCGTTCCTGGGGAGCGCACCCAAGGAAGCCATAACGCCGCCGTTGAGAAGCTGAGCCGCAGCGTCAAACTCCCCGGCTTCCGCAAAGGCAAGGTGCCCCGGGCCGTACTGATGCAGCAAATCGGCCCTCTGCAGATTCGGGCGACCGCGCTCGAGTCCCTGGTGGACAGCGTTTTCAAAGACGCCCTCAAGCAAGCCGACATCCCGGCCATCGGCCAACCCGCCCTCGACGGCGGCTTCGAATCCCTGCTCGAGCGCTTTGAGCCCGGTCAAGAGCTCACCTTGACCCTCGAGATGGATGTGGAGCCCACTCCGACGCTCAAGAGCACCAAAGGCCTCAAGGCCGAAGCCGAATCCGTCAGCTTTGATCCGGCTCGCGTCGACGAACTGATCGAGCAGTCCCGCCGTCAGATGGCCACCCTGGTGCCGGTCGAAGGCCGAGCCGCCGCCTCCGGTGATGTGGCCGTACTGAGCTTCAAGGGCACCTACAGCGACAACGGCGAAGCCATCGAAGGCGGCAGCGGTGACGCCATGGAAGTGGAACTGGAAGACGGCCGCATGATCCCCGGCTTTGTGGAAGGGGTCATCGGCATGAAGGCAGGCGACAGCAAGACCATCGATTGCCAGTTCCCGGAGGACTACGCCCAGGAAGACGCCGCTGGCCGCAAAGCCAGCTTCGAAATCACCCTGAGCGAACTCAAGGGCCGCGAACTCCCTGCCCTCGATGACGCCTTTGCCCAGCAAGCCAGCGACAAGCAAACCCTGGCCGAACTCCGCAGTGATCTGGAAACCCGCCTGAAGGAGGACGCCGAGCGTCGCCACCAGTCCAATCGCCATGACGCCCTGCTCGCCGCCCTGGTCGAGCAACTGGAGGTTGAACTGCCCGAGACCCTCGTCCAAGAGGAGATCGTCACCCTGCTCGAACAAACCGCTGGCCAACTCGCTCAGCAGGGAATGGACGTCAAGAAACTGTTCACGCCTCAGCTGATCCAGAGCCTGCGCGAGACCTCTCGCCCTGAAGCCGAGGAGCGCCTCAAGCGCAGCCTGGCCCTCAAGGCCCTGGCCTCCGCCGAGAAGCTAGAGCTCGAGACCAGCGAAATTGACGCCAAGGTCAAGGAACTGAGCCGCGGCTTCAGCGACAGCTCCCGCATTGATCCTGACCGCCTGCGCCAGGCGGTTCAGGAAGACCTGATGCGCGAGAAGCTCCTGGGTTGGCTGGAGAGCAACTCCACCATCACTGAGAAGGCGGCTGAGGCCGGCGAGGACCAGCCCAAGGCCAAGGGCACTGCCAAGAAAAAAGCCAAGGCTGACGACGCCAAGGCGGCCACCACCGAGGCCTGA
- a CDS encoding aspartate-semialdehyde dehydrogenase, with translation MTSTDVRSLPNRPLHVAVLGATGAVGQELLTLLKERSFPVGQLTLLASPRSAGQTLEWNGQALMIQPVTAEAFAGVDVVLASAGGSVSKQWAPVAAAAGAVVIDNSSAFRMDAGVPLVVPEVNPHEAFRHQGVIANPNCTTILMTLALAPLAARRAMRRVVVSTYQSASGAGARAMEELSELSRTVLDGGTPMSSVLPYSLAFNLFLHNSPLQGNGYCEEELKMVNETRKIMGLPDLRVSATCVRVPVLRAHSEAINIEFCEPFPVDEARALLQDAPGVELIEDFSSNRFPMPTDVTGRDPVAVGRIRQDLSEPNALELWLCGDQIRKGAALNAIQIAELLLDPVAAAAAQATAGVSA, from the coding sequence TTGACTTCCACCGACGTTCGTTCGCTGCCCAACCGTCCTCTGCATGTCGCTGTCCTCGGGGCAACCGGTGCCGTTGGCCAAGAGCTGCTGACCTTGCTCAAGGAGCGGTCCTTCCCCGTTGGGCAGCTCACCCTGCTGGCCTCACCTCGCTCAGCCGGTCAAACCCTGGAGTGGAACGGTCAGGCTCTGATGATTCAGCCCGTCACGGCTGAGGCCTTTGCCGGTGTTGATGTGGTCCTCGCCTCGGCGGGTGGCTCTGTCTCGAAGCAATGGGCCCCCGTCGCTGCTGCCGCTGGGGCGGTGGTGATCGACAACTCCAGCGCTTTTCGGATGGATGCGGGTGTGCCGTTGGTGGTTCCCGAGGTCAACCCCCACGAGGCCTTTCGCCATCAAGGGGTGATCGCCAATCCCAACTGCACCACGATTTTGATGACCCTGGCCCTGGCGCCCTTGGCGGCGCGCCGGGCCATGCGACGGGTGGTGGTCAGCACCTATCAATCGGCCAGTGGTGCGGGTGCCCGTGCCATGGAGGAGCTGAGTGAACTCAGTCGCACGGTCCTCGATGGAGGGACGCCCATGAGCAGCGTTCTGCCTTACTCCTTGGCCTTCAATCTCTTCCTGCACAACTCCCCCCTTCAGGGCAACGGCTACTGCGAAGAGGAGCTGAAGATGGTCAACGAAACCCGCAAGATCATGGGTTTGCCCGACCTCCGGGTCTCGGCAACCTGTGTTCGCGTTCCGGTCCTGCGGGCCCATTCCGAGGCCATCAACATTGAGTTCTGCGAGCCCTTCCCCGTGGATGAAGCCCGTGCGTTGCTCCAGGACGCCCCGGGCGTTGAGCTGATTGAAGACTTCAGCTCCAACCGCTTCCCGATGCCCACGGATGTCACGGGACGGGATCCTGTGGCCGTAGGCCGCATCCGCCAGGACTTGAGCGAACCCAACGCCCTCGAGCTTTGGCTTTGTGGTGACCAGATCCGCAAGGGGGCTGCCCTGAACGCGATCCAGATTGCTGAGTTGCTGCTTGATCCGGTGGCCGCCGCTGCGGCTCAGGCCACGGCAGGAGTCTCCGCATGA